The proteins below come from a single Piscinibacter gummiphilus genomic window:
- a CDS encoding DUF4136 domain-containing protein gives MRITALATLALAAALGGCAAMNTVDSEVSTYSQWPAARKPATFAFERLPSQQARPQEQSELEAAARPALLGAGFQEVNDLKTADTTVQVAARVSRTDRGFYDDPFFWRGSLFYSRYGRPYWGPGFGMMYDSPRYDREVVVLIRDRQTAQPLYEARAASDGLSSGNTQLLAAMFKAALKDFPQTGINPRRVSVQLTP, from the coding sequence ATGCGCATCACGGCCCTGGCAACCCTGGCATTGGCCGCCGCCCTCGGCGGCTGTGCCGCCATGAACACGGTGGACAGCGAGGTCTCCACGTACAGCCAGTGGCCTGCGGCGCGCAAGCCGGCCACCTTTGCCTTCGAGCGGCTGCCCTCGCAGCAGGCACGGCCCCAGGAACAGTCGGAACTCGAAGCCGCCGCCCGCCCCGCCCTGCTGGGCGCAGGCTTCCAGGAAGTCAACGACCTCAAGACCGCCGACACCACCGTTCAGGTCGCCGCCCGCGTTTCGCGCACCGATCGCGGCTTCTACGACGACCCCTTCTTCTGGCGCGGGAGCCTCTTCTATTCGCGCTACGGCCGGCCGTACTGGGGCCCCGGCTTCGGGATGATGTACGACAGCCCGCGCTACGACCGCGAGGTGGTGGTGCTGATCCGCGACCGGCAGACCGCGCAGCCGCTCTACGAAGCGCGCGCCGCCAGCGACGGCCTGAGTTCCGGCAACACCCAGCTGCTGGCCGCGATGTTCAAGGCGGCGCTGAAAGACTTTCCGCAGACCGGCATCAACCCGCGGCGCGTGAGCGTGCAGCTCACCCCCTGA
- a CDS encoding uracil-DNA glycosylase: MGWTERQVAMLAEMGIRVWNRAGSEDAPAPVEAKAEAAVVAGPAAAPAPSPRSQPLAPPPRAVPGSRPLGTETMDWPALRAAVSACTACKLCGGRTNTVFGVGHERAHWMIVGEAPGEQEDRQGEPFVGKSGQLLDNMLRAVGLTRGEAAAAEQVFIANTVKCRPPGNRNPEPEELAQCEPYLIRQIALVQPRIILAMGRFAVQSLLRSDEPIGRLRGRVHQYQGVPLIVTYHPAYLLRNPEDKAKSWDDLCLAREVLQKALATP; encoded by the coding sequence GTGGGGTGGACTGAACGCCAGGTCGCGATGCTGGCCGAGATGGGCATCCGCGTGTGGAACCGTGCCGGGTCCGAGGACGCGCCAGCCCCCGTCGAGGCGAAGGCCGAAGCGGCGGTTGTGGCCGGGCCGGCGGCTGCCCCTGCGCCGTCTCCTCGGTCGCAGCCGCTCGCGCCGCCGCCTAGGGCCGTGCCCGGCTCGCGCCCGCTGGGCACCGAGACGATGGACTGGCCCGCGCTGCGCGCCGCCGTTTCCGCCTGCACCGCCTGCAAGCTGTGCGGTGGCCGCACCAACACCGTGTTCGGCGTCGGCCACGAGCGTGCGCACTGGATGATCGTCGGCGAAGCGCCGGGCGAGCAGGAAGACCGGCAGGGCGAGCCCTTCGTCGGCAAGTCGGGCCAGCTGCTCGACAACATGCTGCGCGCCGTCGGCCTGACCCGCGGCGAGGCCGCTGCGGCCGAGCAGGTCTTCATCGCCAACACGGTGAAGTGCCGCCCGCCCGGCAACCGCAACCCCGAGCCCGAAGAGCTCGCGCAGTGCGAGCCGTATCTCATCCGCCAGATCGCGCTGGTGCAGCCGCGCATCATCCTCGCGATGGGGCGCTTCGCGGTGCAGAGCCTCTTGCGCAGCGACGAGCCCATCGGCCGCCTCCGGGGCCGTGTGCACCAGTATCAGGGCGTGCCCCTCATCGTGACGTACCACCCGGCCTACCTGCTGCGCAACCCGGAGGACAAGGCCAAGTCCTGGGACGACCTCTGCCTCGCGCGCGAGGTGCTGCAGAAGGCGCTCGCCACCCCCTAG
- the rimI gene encoding ribosomal protein S18-alanine N-acetyltransferase: MSAVLRDERLLLPMTVKQLDAVLAIELQAYPFPWTRGNFIDSLAAGYPAQVLHGSHGELLGYFIAMEGVDELHLLNITVAPAAQGQGHARFMLDELCTLGRSRGAHQIWLEVRGSNLRARSIYERYGFRHIGLRRGYYPASREEYPNGREDAIVMSLSLEAARGVD; this comes from the coding sequence ATGAGCGCGGTGCTGCGCGACGAACGCCTGCTGCTGCCCATGACCGTCAAGCAGCTCGACGCGGTGCTCGCCATCGAGCTGCAGGCCTACCCCTTCCCGTGGACGCGCGGCAACTTCATCGACTCGCTGGCCGCAGGCTACCCGGCCCAGGTGCTGCATGGCAGTCACGGCGAGCTGCTGGGCTACTTCATCGCGATGGAAGGCGTCGACGAGCTGCACCTGCTCAACATCACCGTCGCGCCCGCGGCGCAGGGCCAGGGCCACGCCCGCTTCATGCTCGACGAGCTGTGCACCTTGGGTCGCAGCCGGGGTGCCCATCAGATCTGGCTCGAGGTGCGTGGCAGCAACCTGCGTGCGCGCAGCATCTACGAGCGCTACGGCTTTCGCCACATCGGCCTGCGCCGAGGCTACTACCCGGCCTCGCGCGAGGAATACCCGAACGGTCGCGAAGACGCGATCGTGATGAGCCTTTCACTGGAGGCCGCGCGTGGGGTGGACTGA
- the tsaB gene encoding tRNA (adenosine(37)-N6)-threonylcarbamoyltransferase complex dimerization subunit type 1 TsaB, which yields MTRLLAFDTSTDAMSLALLTPQGRRARDEAGGAKASARLLPELLAMLADAGSTLQELDAIAFGCGPGAFTGLRTACSVAQGLAFGASKPVVPVDSLLIVAQDARTQLADDAPAELWVAMDARMDEVYAGAYRWESGRWTVLSAPALYSVEALNAAWQSAPPTLVAGSALDAFGERLALGAAATVPRERSRAAALIEVAAQLLAEGRTVDATHALPVYLRDKVAQTTQEREAARAAKEVAT from the coding sequence ATGACCCGCCTGCTGGCTTTCGACACCTCGACCGACGCGATGAGCCTCGCCCTGCTCACGCCGCAGGGGCGGCGCGCGCGCGACGAGGCGGGCGGTGCAAAGGCGTCGGCGCGACTGTTGCCCGAATTGCTGGCCATGCTGGCCGATGCCGGTTCCACCTTGCAGGAACTCGACGCCATTGCGTTCGGCTGCGGCCCCGGGGCGTTCACCGGCCTGCGCACCGCGTGTTCGGTGGCGCAGGGGTTGGCCTTCGGTGCGAGCAAGCCGGTGGTGCCGGTCGACAGCCTGCTGATCGTGGCGCAGGACGCGCGCACGCAGCTCGCCGATGACGCGCCGGCCGAGCTGTGGGTGGCGATGGATGCGCGCATGGACGAGGTCTATGCCGGCGCCTACCGTTGGGAGTCGGGCCGCTGGACGGTGCTGTCAGCGCCTGCGCTTTACAGCGTCGAGGCCTTGAACGCGGCATGGCAGTCGGCTCCGCCGACCCTCGTGGCCGGCTCGGCACTCGATGCCTTCGGCGAGCGGTTGGCGCTCGGCGCGGCTGCCACGGTGCCGCGGGAGCGCTCGCGTGCCGCAGCGCTCATCGAGGTCGCCGCACAGCTGCTGGCCGAGGGCCGGACGGTCGATGCCACACACGCGCTGCCGGTGTACCTGCGCGACAAGGTGGCGCAGACCACGCAGGAGCGCGAAGCCGCGCGCGCCGCGAAAGAGGTCGCGACATGA
- a CDS encoding dihydroneopterin aldolase — MQSLLGHNDLRDCRRLFLRNYEVWINIGVHDFEKRGEQRVLINVDLYIPLTVSTPRNDELDEVVDYDFMRRSIAVRIKQGHVHLQETLCDDVLKLMLAHPRVKAARVSTEKPDVYPDCDAVGCEVFGIKEVM, encoded by the coding sequence ATGCAAAGCCTGCTCGGCCACAACGACCTGCGCGACTGCCGCCGCCTCTTCCTGCGCAACTACGAGGTGTGGATCAACATCGGCGTGCACGACTTCGAGAAGCGCGGCGAGCAGCGCGTGCTGATCAACGTCGACCTGTACATCCCGCTCACCGTGTCGACGCCGCGGAACGACGAGCTCGACGAGGTGGTCGACTACGACTTCATGCGCCGCAGCATCGCGGTGCGCATCAAGCAGGGCCACGTGCATCTGCAGGAAACGCTGTGCGACGACGTGCTCAAACTCATGCTCGCGCACCCACGAGTGAAGGCTGCACGCGTGTCGACGGAGAAGCCCGACGTCTACCCCGATTGCGACGCGGTGGGCTGTGAAGTGTTTGGAATCAAGGAAGTGATGTGA
- a CDS encoding SemiSWEET transporter, which produces MDHLSLEWLGYVAATLTTGSFALQAWHTFRTRDVSGISLGMYSAFTVGVALWLAYGVVLRSWPIGIANAVTLALALSILAMKVTIETRRRRPRPPRG; this is translated from the coding sequence ATGGACCACCTGTCGCTTGAATGGCTGGGCTACGTCGCCGCCACGCTCACCACCGGCTCCTTCGCCCTGCAGGCCTGGCACACCTTCCGCACGCGCGACGTGAGCGGCATCTCGCTCGGCATGTACAGCGCCTTCACGGTAGGCGTGGCGCTGTGGCTGGCCTACGGGGTCGTGTTGCGCTCGTGGCCGATCGGCATCGCCAACGCGGTGACGCTGGCGCTCGCGCTGAGCATCCTCGCGATGAAGGTGACGATCGAGACACGCCGGCGGCGGCCCCGTCCGCCGCGGGGCTGA
- a CDS encoding DUF6279 family lipoprotein: protein MQRFPLLKSWIIGVCFAVGTLLSGCTAVRFAYSQGPELSYWWLDGYADFSEAQIPKVRDTLEAWFRWHRQTQLDDYAQFLVRLQGHAAGPVTPELVCRSYQEALSRVDPMLDKALPMAVDLVRSLTPAQVQHIERKYAKVNREFRNDFLQPDPTERFEASVKRALDRAEMFYGSLDEAQLEALRRGIAASPFNPELWLEERMLRQQEALAMLRRIANDKAISPDQTLASLRVVVAHVQRSPRPHYLEYQQKLLAYNCKLAAQLHNSASREQRASAVKRFKGWEEDARSLAADGRKAP from the coding sequence ATGCAACGTTTTCCTCTGCTGAAGTCCTGGATTATCGGCGTGTGCTTCGCCGTCGGCACCCTGTTGTCGGGGTGCACGGCGGTGCGCTTCGCGTACAGCCAGGGCCCGGAGCTGAGCTACTGGTGGCTCGACGGGTACGCCGACTTCAGCGAGGCGCAGATCCCCAAGGTTCGCGACACGCTCGAAGCCTGGTTCCGCTGGCACCGCCAGACCCAGCTCGACGACTACGCGCAGTTCCTCGTGCGCCTGCAGGGCCATGCGGCAGGGCCGGTCACGCCCGAGCTGGTGTGCCGCTCATACCAGGAGGCGCTGTCGCGCGTCGACCCGATGCTCGACAAGGCGCTGCCGATGGCCGTTGACCTGGTGCGCAGCTTGACGCCGGCACAGGTCCAGCACATCGAGCGCAAGTACGCCAAGGTGAACCGCGAGTTCCGCAACGACTTCCTGCAGCCCGACCCCACCGAGCGTTTCGAGGCCTCGGTGAAGCGTGCGTTGGACCGCGCCGAGATGTTCTACGGCAGCCTCGACGAGGCCCAGCTCGAGGCGCTGCGGCGAGGCATCGCCGCGTCGCCCTTCAACCCCGAGCTGTGGCTGGAGGAACGCATGCTGCGCCAGCAGGAGGCGCTGGCCATGCTGCGGCGCATTGCGAACGACAAGGCGATCTCGCCCGATCAGACGCTGGCGTCGTTGCGCGTCGTCGTGGCCCATGTGCAGCGCTCGCCGCGCCCGCACTACCTCGAGTACCAGCAGAAGCTGCTGGCCTACAACTGCAAGCTCGCCGCCCAGTTGCACAACAGTGCGAGTCGCGAGCAGCGGGCGTCGGCGGTGAAGCGCTTCAAGGGCTGGGAAGAAGACGCCCGCTCGCTGGCGGCCGATGGGCGCAAGGCGCCCTGA
- the ttcA gene encoding tRNA 2-thiocytidine(32) synthetase TtcA: MSAVIDSKDEAKLAFETNKLSKRLHRQVGQAITDFNMIEDGDKVMVCLSGGKDSYTLLDILLNMQQRAPIRFELVAVNLDQKQPGFPEHILPEYLKARGVPFHIENQDTYSIVKRLIPEGKTMCSLCSRLRRGILYRVAGELGATKIALGHHRDDMIQTLFMNMFFGSKMKGMPPKLVSDDGKNIIIRPLAYVAETDIERWSAHRQFPIIPCSLCGNQENLQRVQIKAMLRDWDKRFPGRIDNLFTAMGNIVPSHMMDRNLYPFTTLKTTGVADPGGDIAFDDDESCATPATPGESVIKFAE; encoded by the coding sequence ATGAGTGCCGTGATCGACAGCAAAGACGAGGCGAAGCTCGCCTTCGAAACCAACAAGCTCAGCAAGCGCCTGCATCGCCAGGTGGGCCAGGCCATCACCGACTTCAACATGATCGAAGACGGCGACAAGGTGATGGTGTGCCTGTCGGGTGGGAAGGACAGCTACACGCTGCTCGACATCCTTCTCAACATGCAGCAGCGCGCGCCGATCCGCTTCGAGCTCGTCGCCGTCAACCTCGACCAGAAGCAGCCGGGCTTTCCCGAGCACATCCTGCCCGAGTACCTGAAGGCACGCGGCGTGCCCTTCCACATCGAGAACCAGGACACCTACTCCATCGTCAAGCGCCTCATCCCCGAGGGCAAGACCATGTGCAGCCTGTGCTCGCGCCTGCGCCGGGGCATCCTCTACCGGGTGGCGGGCGAACTCGGCGCGACCAAGATCGCGCTCGGCCACCACCGCGACGACATGATCCAGACGCTCTTCATGAACATGTTCTTCGGCAGCAAGATGAAGGGCATGCCACCGAAACTCGTGAGCGACGACGGCAAGAACATCATCATCCGCCCGCTCGCCTACGTGGCCGAGACCGACATCGAGCGCTGGTCGGCGCACCGGCAGTTCCCCATCATTCCCTGCTCGCTGTGCGGCAACCAGGAGAACCTGCAGCGGGTGCAGATCAAGGCCATGCTGCGCGACTGGGACAAGCGCTTCCCCGGCCGCATCGACAACCTCTTCACCGCGATGGGCAACATCGTGCCTTCGCACATGATGGACCGGAACCTCTACCCTTTCACCACGCTCAAAACCACTGGCGTGGCCGACCCGGGCGGCGACATCGCGTTCGACGACGACGAGTCGTGCGCCACGCCTGCCACACCGGGTGAGTCGGTGATCAAGTTCGCGGAGTAG
- the dacB gene encoding D-alanyl-D-alanine carboxypeptidase/D-alanyl-D-alanine-endopeptidase, which produces MLIRDIVRGLAAAGLVCLASHATAAPIVGLPPEVDSALTRAGVPREAMVVVAQEVGASEPRLVWQPQLPVNPASLMKLVTTSAALDLLGPAWAWNTPVWIQGTTLNGVLEGNLVIKGSGDPKFVQERLWQVLRRVQQLGVREIRGDIVLDRSAFSLPPHNPGAFDAKPYSPQNTGPDALLLNYKSVQLTFTPDPARGVAVVSSEPPLAGVRIDLTVPLSPHGVCNDWREALRPDFTDPLRIRFSGHYPVACAEQFWQVAYADPASYNARVLAGLWREMGGKLIGRVRDGQAPADAPSFQVASPALAEVVRDINKFSNNVMAQQLFLTLPVAQRGGPGTPEQARDLMRSWLAERFGDAARGAVVDNGSGLSRDARLSAHLLARLLQAMYAGPSMPELMSSLPVIGVDGTLRRARNGATGRAHLKTGSLNGVAGIAGYVLSSGGRRYVVVAVINHANANLARPALEAMVQWTANDFTPPVPPQPFVVPPAEPAASAVPPVVPAPSPATPAAPASAPASAAQPG; this is translated from the coding sequence ATGCTGATACGCGACATCGTGCGCGGCCTCGCCGCGGCCGGCCTGGTCTGCCTGGCCTCGCATGCCACCGCCGCCCCGATCGTGGGCCTGCCGCCCGAAGTCGACTCCGCCCTGACGCGCGCCGGTGTGCCGCGCGAGGCGATGGTGGTGGTCGCGCAGGAGGTCGGTGCCTCCGAGCCGCGCCTCGTCTGGCAGCCGCAGCTGCCGGTGAACCCGGCGTCGCTGATGAAGCTCGTGACCACCAGCGCCGCGCTCGACCTGCTCGGCCCCGCGTGGGCCTGGAACACGCCGGTGTGGATCCAGGGCACCACGCTCAACGGCGTGCTCGAAGGCAACCTCGTCATCAAGGGCTCGGGCGACCCGAAGTTCGTGCAGGAGCGCCTGTGGCAGGTGCTGCGCCGCGTGCAGCAACTGGGCGTGCGCGAGATCCGGGGCGACATCGTGCTCGACCGCAGCGCCTTCAGCCTGCCACCGCACAACCCGGGCGCCTTCGACGCCAAGCCCTACAGCCCGCAGAACACCGGCCCCGATGCGCTGCTGCTCAACTACAAGTCGGTGCAGCTGACCTTCACGCCCGACCCCGCACGCGGCGTGGCCGTCGTCTCGAGCGAGCCGCCGCTGGCCGGCGTGCGCATCGACCTCACCGTGCCGCTGTCGCCCCACGGCGTTTGCAACGACTGGCGCGAGGCGCTGCGCCCCGACTTCACCGACCCGCTGCGCATCCGCTTCAGCGGCCACTACCCGGTGGCCTGCGCCGAGCAGTTCTGGCAGGTCGCCTATGCCGACCCCGCGAGCTACAACGCCCGCGTGCTCGCCGGTCTCTGGCGCGAAATGGGCGGCAAGCTCATCGGTCGGGTTCGCGACGGGCAGGCGCCGGCCGACGCGCCGAGCTTCCAGGTGGCCTCACCCGCCCTGGCGGAAGTGGTGCGCGACATCAACAAGTTCAGCAACAACGTGATGGCGCAGCAGCTCTTTCTCACGCTGCCCGTCGCGCAGCGCGGCGGACCGGGCACGCCCGAGCAAGCGCGCGACCTGATGCGCAGCTGGCTGGCCGAACGTTTCGGCGACGCGGCGCGCGGTGCGGTGGTCGACAACGGCTCGGGCCTGTCGCGCGATGCGCGCCTGAGCGCCCACCTGCTCGCCCGGCTGCTGCAGGCGATGTATGCCGGGCCGTCGATGCCGGAGCTGATGAGTTCGCTGCCGGTGATCGGCGTCGATGGCACGCTGCGCCGCGCGCGCAACGGCGCCACCGGGCGGGCACATCTCAAGACCGGCTCGCTCAACGGCGTGGCCGGCATCGCCGGCTACGTGCTCAGCAGCGGTGGCCGGCGCTATGTGGTGGTGGCGGTCATCAACCACGCCAACGCCAACCTTGCACGGCCCGCGCTGGAGGCGATGGTGCAGTGGACGGCCAACGACTTCACGCCGCCCGTGCCGCCGCAGCCCTTCGTCGTGCCGCCGGCCGAGCCCGCCGCATCGGCTGTGCCACCGGTTGTGCCAGCGCCGTCCCCGGCCACGCCAGCGGCGCCGGCCTCGGCTCCGGCGTCCGCCGCCCAACCCGGTTGA
- the glmU gene encoding bifunctional UDP-N-acetylglucosamine diphosphorylase/glucosamine-1-phosphate N-acetyltransferase GlmU, whose amino-acid sequence MALDIVIMAAGKGTRMKSSLPKVLHKLAGRSLLQHVLNTATRLSADRIITITGHEAEVVEAAVKASNLRFVRQEPQLGTGHAVQQAVPSLQESGTTLILNGDVPLITERTARALIEACGGTKLALLTIDLADPTGYGRIVRQGDSVRAIVEHKDATAEQRQIREIYTGMMAVPTAALKRWLSNLKNDNVQGEYYLTDIVAMAVADGTPVVAAQPLTEAEVLGVNSPVQLADLERRHQRAQAEHLMNDGVRLADPARFDLRGDLHCGTDVEIDINCIFEGTVHLGSGTRIGAHCVIRNARIADNVTIHPFTHIDGDKDGASVGAGSLIGPFARLRPGAQLAEEVHIGNFVEVKNSTLAKGAKANHLAYLGDATVGERVNYGAGSITANYDGANKHRTVIGNDVHVGSNCVLVAPVTLGDGATIGGGSTISKPVPAGQLAVARGKQTVIAGWVRPVKKKG is encoded by the coding sequence ATGGCACTCGACATCGTGATCATGGCCGCGGGCAAGGGCACCCGCATGAAATCCAGCCTGCCCAAGGTGCTGCACAAGCTGGCCGGGCGCTCGCTATTGCAGCACGTGTTGAACACCGCCACACGGCTGTCGGCCGATCGCATCATCACGATCACGGGCCACGAGGCGGAGGTCGTCGAAGCGGCCGTGAAGGCATCGAACCTGCGCTTCGTGCGCCAGGAGCCACAACTCGGCACCGGCCATGCCGTGCAACAGGCGGTGCCTTCGCTGCAAGAGTCCGGCACCACGCTGATCCTCAACGGCGACGTGCCGCTCATCACCGAGCGCACCGCACGTGCGCTGATCGAAGCCTGCGGCGGCACGAAGCTCGCGCTGCTCACCATCGACCTGGCCGACCCGACCGGCTACGGCCGCATCGTGCGCCAGGGTGACAGCGTGCGTGCCATCGTCGAGCACAAGGACGCCACCGCCGAGCAGCGCCAGATCCGCGAGATCTACACCGGCATGATGGCCGTGCCCACCGCCGCACTCAAGCGCTGGCTCTCGAACCTCAAGAACGACAACGTGCAGGGCGAGTACTACCTGACCGACATCGTCGCGATGGCCGTGGCCGACGGCACGCCGGTGGTGGCCGCGCAGCCGCTGACCGAAGCCGAGGTGCTGGGCGTCAACAGCCCGGTGCAACTCGCCGACCTGGAACGCCGCCACCAGCGCGCACAGGCCGAGCACCTCATGAACGACGGCGTGCGCCTGGCCGACCCGGCGCGCTTCGACCTCCGAGGCGATCTGCACTGCGGCACCGACGTCGAGATCGACATCAACTGCATCTTCGAAGGCACCGTGCACCTCGGCAGCGGCACGCGCATCGGCGCGCACTGCGTGATTCGCAACGCGCGCATCGCCGACAACGTGACGATCCACCCCTTTACCCATATTGACGGCGACAAGGACGGCGCAAGCGTCGGCGCCGGCTCGCTGATCGGCCCCTTCGCCCGCCTGCGCCCGGGCGCACAGCTCGCCGAAGAGGTGCACATCGGCAACTTCGTCGAGGTGAAGAACTCGACACTCGCCAAGGGCGCCAAGGCCAACCACCTCGCCTACCTGGGCGACGCGACGGTCGGCGAACGTGTGAACTACGGCGCCGGCAGCATCACCGCCAACTACGACGGCGCCAACAAGCACCGCACCGTGATCGGCAACGACGTGCACGTGGGCAGCAACTGCGTGCTGGTCGCACCCGTCACGCTCGGCGACGGCGCCACCATCGGCGGCGGCTCCACCATCAGCAAGCCGGTGCCGGCGGGGCAGCTGGCGGTGGCGCGTGGCAAGCAGACCGTCATCGCCGGCTGGGTGCGGCCGGTGAAGAAGAAGGGCTGA
- a CDS encoding EAL domain-containing protein yields MSLRPFLRDSDLPDADSLPCMLAWVTPDGTVLHANRGFREQMGVVDESASLPSLLSADSGVALTTQLAARRDFRLSVRMPLPGHQRHREAWLDLQVTWLEAQGCYVCVLHDVSDSRRAEISSRSRAEQFQLLADNVPVLISYYEAQSFRCLYANKLYAQTFGFDEHSVIGRTFAEIVGDAAAEVIQPYVDYVLREHKPAAYERELRTPEGKRHWLEVNLIPHLATDGTLLAAFVLVTDITKHRLAEQSVRESEERLGKFMQASVEGILFHKNGYLTDANEPLCELVGYPLEEILGRHVFDFLPADQMAKVSAVMEALGETAYESVILHRDGRRIPVEFIVRTIERHGERLRMSIVRDIRDRHAAQEHIRRLAHNDSLTGLPNRLSLMEHLGHMIAAARRDDSQVALLFIDLDHFKRVNDSLGHLVGDTLLQTIARRITESLRGTDVVARFGGDEFIVLLPRTLQRMDVEEVAHKLLARIEVPVNADGRLISVTPSIGISMFPHDGETADDLIKHADTAMYLAKSRGRANYQFFTPAMASSAYDALVLESQMSQALARGEFVLHFQPQVRARDGVLVGAEALIRWNHPERGLLMPDTFIPLAEQQRLMLPIGQWVLREAMRRVRRWHEEGLCVPVAVNLSTVQFQTSGFTALIEQMLAEEGVAGELLELELTERMLMDDLPEVKRKLSELKALGIRISVDDFGTGYSSLAHLKELPIDKMKIDRSFVLGLPTDNDSAAIARAIVQMARGLGLVVIAEGVETDAQRTFLARLDCDELQGMLVGEPLAAPDFAHWVTAQA; encoded by the coding sequence ATGAGCCTCCGCCCGTTCCTGCGCGACAGCGACCTGCCCGACGCGGACAGCCTGCCCTGCATGCTGGCCTGGGTCACGCCCGACGGCACGGTGCTGCACGCCAACCGGGGCTTTCGCGAGCAGATGGGCGTCGTTGACGAATCGGCCTCGCTGCCGTCGCTGCTGAGCGCCGATTCCGGCGTGGCCCTCACCACCCAGCTGGCGGCGCGGCGCGACTTCCGCCTGAGCGTGCGCATGCCGCTGCCCGGCCACCAGCGCCACCGCGAAGCCTGGCTCGACCTGCAGGTCACCTGGCTCGAAGCGCAGGGCTGCTACGTCTGCGTGCTGCACGACGTGAGCGACAGCCGCCGTGCCGAGATCTCGTCGCGCTCGCGGGCCGAGCAGTTCCAGCTGCTGGCCGACAACGTGCCGGTGCTGATCTCGTACTACGAGGCACAGAGCTTCCGCTGCCTGTACGCCAACAAGCTTTACGCACAGACCTTCGGTTTCGACGAGCACTCGGTGATCGGCCGCACCTTCGCCGAGATCGTGGGCGATGCGGCCGCCGAGGTGATCCAGCCCTACGTCGACTACGTGCTGCGCGAGCACAAGCCGGCGGCCTACGAGCGCGAGTTGCGCACGCCAGAAGGCAAGCGCCACTGGCTGGAGGTCAACCTCATTCCCCACCTCGCCACCGACGGCACCTTGCTCGCCGCCTTCGTGCTCGTGACCGACATCACCAAGCACCGCCTGGCCGAACAATCGGTGCGCGAATCGGAAGAGCGGCTCGGCAAGTTCATGCAAGCGAGCGTGGAAGGCATCCTCTTCCACAAGAACGGCTACCTCACCGACGCCAACGAGCCCTTATGCGAGCTGGTGGGCTACCCGCTGGAAGAGATCCTCGGCCGCCACGTGTTCGACTTCCTGCCCGCCGACCAGATGGCCAAGGTGTCGGCCGTGATGGAAGCGCTCGGCGAGACGGCCTACGAGAGCGTGATCCTGCACCGCGATGGCCGGCGCATCCCGGTCGAGTTCATCGTGCGCACCATCGAGCGCCACGGCGAGCGCCTGCGCATGAGCATCGTGCGCGACATCCGCGACCGCCATGCGGCGCAGGAGCACATCCGCCGCCTCGCGCACAACGACTCGCTCACCGGCCTGCCCAACCGCCTGAGCCTGATGGAGCACCTGGGCCACATGATCGCCGCGGCGCGCCGCGACGATTCGCAGGTGGCCCTGCTCTTCATCGACCTCGACCACTTCAAGCGCGTCAACGACTCGCTCGGCCACCTGGTGGGCGACACGCTGCTGCAGACCATCGCCCGCCGCATCACCGAGAGCCTGCGCGGCACCGACGTGGTGGCCCGTTTCGGCGGCGACGAGTTCATCGTGCTGCTGCCCCGCACGCTGCAGCGCATGGACGTGGAAGAAGTGGCCCACAAGCTGCTCGCACGCATCGAAGTGCCGGTGAACGCCGATGGCCGCCTGATCTCGGTCACGCCGTCGATCGGCATCTCGATGTTCCCGCACGACGGCGAGACGGCCGACGACCTCATCAAGCACGCCGATACCGCGATGTACCTCGCGAAGTCGCGCGGCCGCGCCAACTACCAGTTCTTCACGCCCGCGATGGCGAGCAGTGCCTACGACGCGCTGGTGCTCGAGAGCCAGATGTCGCAGGCGCTCGCACGCGGCGAGTTCGTGCTGCACTTCCAGCCGCAGGTGCGTGCGCGCGATGGCGTGCTGGTCGGCGCCGAGGCGCTGATCCGCTGGAACCACCCCGAGCGTGGCCTCCTGATGCCCGACACCTTCATCCCGCTGGCCGAGCAGCAGCGCCTCATGCTGCCCATCGGCCAATGGGTGCTGCGCGAGGCGATGCGCCGCGTCCGCCGCTGGCACGAAGAAGGCCTGTGCGTGCCGGTGGCCGTGAACCTCTCCACCGTGCAGTTCCAGACCAGCGGGTTCACGGCGCTCATCGAGCAGATGCTGGCCGAAGAGGGCGTGGCGGGCGAACTGCTCGAACTCGAACTGACCGAGCGAATGCTGATGGACGACCTGCCCGAGGTGAAGCGCAAGCTCTCCGAGCTGAAGGCGCTGGGCATCCGCATCTCGGTCGACGACTTCGGCACCGGCTACTCGTCGCTCGCGCACTTGAAGGAGTTGCCGATCGACAAGATGAAGATCGACCGTTCCTTCGTGCTGGGCCTTCCGACCGACAACGACTCGGCCGCGATCGCACGGGCCATCGTGCAGATGGCGCGCGGCCTGGGGCTTGTCGTGATTGCCGAAGGCGTGGAGACCGACGCGCAGCGCACCTTTCTCGCTCGCCTCGATTGCGACGAGCTGCAAGGCATGCTCGTCGGCGAGCCGCTCGCCGCGCCCGACTTCGCGCACTGGGTCACGGCACAGGCCTGA